The Acropora muricata isolate sample 2 chromosome 7, ASM3666990v1, whole genome shotgun sequence genomic interval ACCACTCTTTTGAGCTCAGTTTGCTACTGTAGTCCACCAGCCAAACCGCTGCTGAGGTACGACgttgaaaacaagaaattcaTCCTCAGAGATGATGCACTTAGGGACATAGAGGCACTAACCGGGCCAGTCAAGATAGTCGGAGCAATTGGGGATGCACGCGTCGGTAAGTCTACAAACTTAAACTTTATCAGGTACTTTCTCGGCGGAAATAAAAATCAGGGAGTTCAGAAAGTGTTTAATACGAGTGACAGCGTCGAGCCATGTAGCACTGGCGTGGGGATCTCAGTTGTGCGTGACGCAAACGGCGCCGGAAGCACAATTTTAATCGACACAGAAGGAACGAATCTTGGTAACAACGAGAACACTGATTTGTTGAGCATCTTCACGGTTCTCTTGTCCTCGGGTTTAGCGCTTTTTGCCAGAGAAGCAGTGCAGAATCACAACGTGCAGTTTTTGTATCGCGTGTCTCGTTTAAGCGAACAAATCTGGACACAGAATTATGCTAACACCAAGTCGTTCCCAGAACTGATGATAATTCTGAGAGGCGCGCTATCCCCTTCATCGGGGAAAACTCTGCAAGGTCAGATGAAAGATTTTATTCTCGACGGCAAGTACGGAGAGACCATCGAAAGGCATTTTTCTCGCGATCACATCAAGGTCAGAGACATTCCGTACGTGGGAGATTTGAAACGACTGAACGATTTGGAACAGTTCCCGCGCGACGATTATGCAAATGTCGCGTCTTCTCTTGCAGAGGATTTCAAGCGCTTTCCTGCTAAGAAGACTGTTAGTGGAGCATACATGGACGGGAAAATGATCGCTGACCTCGCCAGGAAACTACAAGCCGCAATCAATCAGAATTCGTGGAGTGGATTTTCAGACGCGTACGCCGCCCTCGAAACAAACTTGTGTGACCGCAGTTTCCGAGAAATCGTCGAGCCTTTTTTGGAAAAGAACTTGGATGAAATCAAGTACTCAGAGAATGGGATTTTAGagaggtttaaggaaaagtgcACCCTGGAACCGGAAATAACTAAAACCGGAAATAAGATATCTCAAGCTATTGTCAAGAAAGaggaaataattgaaaaacaaagaCGCCTGGACGAGGAACGCAAGCGTAAAGCGGACGAGGAGATAAGAGAAAGGGAACGGGAAGAGCAACGCCGACAAGAAGAGCGCGAGAGTGAGGAGAGGCTGGAAAAAGAACGAATTGGAAGGGAAATAGCAGAAGAACAAAGACGAATTCAAGAAGAAAATGTTCGAAGAGCTCAAGAAGAGACTAGGAGATTAGAAGCTGAAGCAGCAGCTAGAAGATCGAGAGAGAGGAAGAAAAAAGATGTAATAAAGACCGTCCTCGGAGGTGCGGCCCTGCTTGCAATTTTCAGCGATTCGCGCCTTAAAGAAAATATCACAGCCATGCCGCATTCAGAGTTTGAGGAGATTGGTCTCCAGAGCTACAGCTGGGTGTGGTCCAAGAAAGCGGTCGCAGAACTGGGCATACGAGGCATTGAGCACGGTGTTATCGCTCAGGAAGTGGAAAAACTGTATCCGTGGGCGGTGGTAATGGGCGATGAGGGATACAAGAAGGTGAACTACGCAGCTCTGAAACAACTTGTCGTGGAAAAGAGAGCGGAATTCAGAAACAGAAGACACAAACTGAATGGCTTTTATTAAACTTTTACGGTACGTTATACGAACGCGTTTAAACTAGAAACATGTCTTAGTGGACCTGTCCAAACTAAAAGAATTTAATTTATGTTTAGTGTGCAAAGAAATGTCCGTCGTCAATTATATTTCACAGGTGCGCACGGTGACTTTTAGCTCTTCCAAATTTTGCTTGTAGTACCAAACTTCAAACGCGTCTTTCTTTCTGTCTGACAGCAGAGGAAACATCAATTAAAATATTTGCTTCGCTAGGAGCACAATTTGTTCAATTTCTCACTTCCTTAACTGACATTTTATGGTTAGTGAGTAATCTGTTTATTTCAAACGTTTGCCAAACGAAAATTGCGGAGACAAGATTTGGTAGAGCGCTCATGAGTCTGAGAATGTCGACCTTTCTGGAGAGCAGACAGCGGCACAATGCACTAGTAAAGCTTtggtattgaaaaaaataacctTGATTCTGTGTCAAGCTTGACAGTAACCAATaatagtataaatttacaatggtctattgtgaatctgtgaatttcattggctctttcacTGTTTTCCCCGATAgacaacagttgtgaatagccagtgaaaatcgttctcctatctGTTTTCACCAATCACGAAGCTGTTCACCAatcacgtgatgcttgtttcacacctcagtgcacatcgcgcgcagagTTTTAAACCTTTGAAATTGCTGATGTAaacataataaaaaattttttccCTAAGCGTTAGTTtgcatttttatgcaatgagaccattgcaaatttatactaaaacaattagactactcgccctcgttttctacgagcaatagtcaactcggctgcgcctcgttgacgtagaaaactcgggctcgtagtctaattgttaaatagtattCAGAGAAGAAACAAATGCAGCTTCTACTAAGTAGACTTTCAAATTCCAGATTGTGGTTTTTGTAATGGAAACAATCCTGTTTAGTTTCACCGGCCGTTAATTAATTCTATTACTAGGTAATTAATAAAcaggtttttggaattttgtcTTGCTTGCTGTTATTGAGGGCCGCGCCTATTCAGTGACGCCTTGTTTACATGCGAGAGTGTAAATTTTACTCGGAGCATGCCGAAACGAAGGAAATCACTAGTACTGTGAAACTACTTACAGTGTCGttgcaaggggaggggccgggggggcccgtgcccccccagtttttttcctaaaaagtaaaaacagacctgtataaagtgttgaaaataaaatattatcaggcaactgtttgggaagttttcaaaaaacgacctgccaatgaagtctacgtttgcctctaaggcaactcagacagtttaataactacgaacttactgtgatgactctgtaAGGTGAAACAtgtgctggtttcaagatacatagatagttggttttctattttgtaattgacgttgcaagtgttatactctcaatgcgcattggtttgccaagacagtgtacgaagtaaataattcgcgatatgcgtaaatcacaaatagctcttggagaacgctggaaatagcatttccaagtctctagatttcaaatttttctgggggagcatgcccccagacccccctagcgcctcacgcctccagcacttgcgtgcccccccacttatattacccttgctacgacACTGACTTAAGATAATTAAACATACTTTCAGGACACACAACTTACAGTAAAGCAATAATATTTCACCTCACCATGCAATTTCATTAATTTCGATGGCATCGAAAATGGCGGAGGCTGATGAGGGTCCTTTAATATTCGAAATCCCTCCACATTACGTAGCTGCTTGCTACGAGCAGTTTCCTTTCAGTTGCAAAgacacccctctgtaacagacccagtggaACCCGACCCAGTCGATCATATTCCCTTACCCAGTGGAAATTTAGCCCCCCGGTAGCCAGCGAATATTTTGATTTTACTCGGCCATTTTTATGCTTCCCCAGTGACTGTTCGGTGTGATTTTTACATACCCAGCGTATTTTTGCAgacgaacaaaaaaataataataaaaatacagcAACAATCCGAATCCGGTTTGTACAAAAATACTAGCAAGGGGAGTGAAAACGGCGGGATATATTTGAACCACACTCAACTCGGTCGTAGGACTGGTGCCGATCGAACGATATGTCAAAGACGGCGAAAGCTATAGGCAGTTCTACCAGCAGTTTTAATTCTGGAACGGAAAGCGATTCGTCCTCGTtgattattatgataattatcGCACTCGAAAACGAGGTCAACGTAGAAAAAGAAGTAAGCATGTACGGGGAGTGGAAAAAATTAAGAAGCTGAAATCCAGCAAAAGTAAAACCTACCGGCGCAAGTCTGGAAAGGATCGCGTCAAGTCTCGCCACGTTCTTGTCAGAAAAGACAAAAGTCAGTAATGCTTTTGCTTTATTCAAGACGAAAGTCTTAAATGCTTGGTCTACTTCCCGAACGAATGCACAGCTTTATTACAATCACAGCGACTACATAGTTAATTTGAGCTCAGCCACGTGAGAATCATTTGTCTATTTTCTGAAGAGTAGCCTACGATACTCTTCTGTCCTCCCTGGACAAAGACAGTTCCTTCAGTTTAGCCACTATAAGACTGTTATAAAGCAGCCACTTTCTGGGAACGGGATAATGTAGAAACAATAGAAAACCCCTTATTTTCGACAACTGGCTATTTTTTTAATCGAATAAACCTATTAAAAAACCCAGCCAAAAATAACCCAACCCAGTGGGAAATTGGCCAACCCAGTGACGGTTTTTCCGAAAACCCGGTGGAGATAAAGACAATTTCAGACGTACGCTCGACTCAGATTCTCGTTCGTAGTACTCTTTGCCTATCCCTCGGTATGATTTTCGCGGTCTGTACTGTAAAGTCTATAACTTTAATACAGTACAAAAATAggattttcccttttttttttttttaacaatacatatatttttaataataCATTAAGGTTTTTAGATTGTACATTCCCGCTGAACATACAGAAACTTTATTAGATAAAGTACTTAAGACTTTTGACATTCCCCTGAATAAAATGAGATTCTGCTCGTAACATTATTGCCATCATTTTTATTacttgttatttttattttatcacttcTTAGGCTGATCTTATGTTAAAAACGGATCATAACAAATTAGCACGTCTCTTATCAGCAGTGGCTAGTAATGTTATCTTCTACAGAAATACCATACTTAATTAATCAAAGATCTGTCCGAGTAcataatattttttgaaaaagcgAAGGACATGTACATGTGTTTCTCAATGCTGCGTTATCTTGAACAAGGCCATAGCAATCTCACAAACTTCTTGAAAAATTATATGGGGAGGTTCCTATAATACAAGAAGTAAGCTagattataataaaaaataaaaacaggtGTTAtctttaaagtgcacctaacccctaaaatttttttggtcgcaGATAAATAAGCATCTTTTGTAGAGTAATTCTTCGGAAAAATGTTTggatttggttgaatcctcgattttttacgattttttgaagtcgtccagattttcgttcaagtccGAGCAAAGAGAGGTCTGGACCCAATCAAagctgtgacgtcaattcaagaacgattGAAATCTCGATCTTGTTATTCTCAGAGGATTTGTAAGGTCTCAGTGGAAACTAAGTGGTCCGAATCGTTTTTATGAAGTGGAGCTTACCCAAAACAGCAAAACGTCTTTATCAGAAGAAGAAGTACAGTTTAGTGACGAGAATTCAGACGAATCTCCACTTAGTTCGTCTCGAGAATGCGAGATCGAACATGAAAGCGACGGCGCCTTTGCATCTCCGTCGGTGAGCGAGTATGAAGATGTTTCTGGTTGCTACAACCAGCAGCAACGCAAATCGTCGGCATTTTCTTCCCCCACAATCGATAAACAGTGAGTGAAGATCAGCTGgctgaaggaaatgtgttgaCTTCACTGTGATCGCGGGAAAATCGgctcttgaattgacgtcactagcCCCATTCTCCAAGAAAAGATTCTCACtcggacttgaaccaaaatggcgccttttttggcggcattttccacaattcaaaaaatcgtaaaaaatcgagaattcaaccaaaatcaaaaattttttcgaagaagtactctacaaaacatgcttatttatttacgaccaaaaaaagtttaggggttaggtgcactttaagacAGCAAAGTAGAGGCTAATGATAAAGATCACgatgaccagggtgggaatgaAATTGATGTTGATGGTAACAAAATTGGCAATCATGATAAGGATACAATGATGAAATATGCAGTGTTATACAACATCTTTAGACAACAAAACAAGTCCGCTCACAAATGGTGCTTGACATTCATGATGAAATGTCTCTAGGCTCCTTGCATTGATCAGTGCAGCGCAGCATCTTTGGCGAACAAAACAAGCTGACATATTTTACAACTAAACTATACgtctttagtaaaatccaactagtggtctatcatcaatgcttcgttctgattggttgagctactagtaggctataatattatgttatagcccactagcagcgaaaagcgcccgccatatttgcaatgttttggctgTAAATAAGGATTGATGTCTCggtatttttttgaccaactagttggattttactaaaacaattattcctcttgccctcatagcctctgagtcaatagcccaatcgaccttcggcctcatgggctattgactcatagcccattcgggttcaaggaataattattgttaaatacaCCATGTTACACTTGGTGCAACTATTTCACtacttttagtttatttgtttcttttttttcttgtgttccACACAAATAATAACAGCGTCTGTTTGAGCCtgtgtttaaaaaaggcctggCCTGGGGCtataaaacaagaacaaaaaaaaaaaacaagaattgaGAATAAGCATTTTCAATAAATGTCAGGAAATCATGCGCATAATCACATGTTACCAACATGATGTCACCAAGTGCCCTGTGAAGTCTGAGAGTGAACCAGCCATATTATATATAACATTTGGATTGGCGCTTGTGTCAAGATTAGTTTTCAGCTTAGAGTTAAGTAAACAGTTTTAGTCTCCTTGAAATTTAGAGGGACACTATGActtttgtctttatttcttGCCACAAGTGAATAATTTTTCAGTTGAGTTGAGGTGTAAGGGAGTACTATTATTGTCTTTGAAGAAGCCATGCATTTCTGCAGATACATATTTGTACATTTTACACAACTATTTGAGCTTTTAACACCGACCAGGTAAAGCAAGTGGACGGGTTATCAAAGCCCTCAATGACGTCCAGCTACCCATCAGACAGACCATTGCCAGGCATAATTACAGTATAATTTATTCTCATCTGGACCAGCACAGGAGTAAAATGGTTTTCTATTTACtgaatttttcaataattattattgtcatcagCAGGATTATGATTACTCCGTAAATATGATGATCATCATGATTATGGCCGTTGCGAATCTGATTACAGCAACTTACCGTTAAAATTGGTTCTTACAGTGGAACTTGCGGAGCCACCTCAGTATATTGTGGTGGAAAACCTCCTCCAGCTGCAGGCATCACTACAAACTGAGGCTGATTCCCAACTGCTTGAAAATGCATAGGACCAGCTGCTTGTCCAGCCGGTGGATAGCCGTAGAAAGGCTGGGTTTGAAAAGTGACACCAGGTCCTTGCAGTGGGATGACAACAGGGACACCATCCACACCTTGAGCCACTGCATTACCACCCTGTGTTTGCTGCTAAAAATCAAGAAATAAAGACTTCAGGTGTCCTTCCAAGTTCTTTGCTACAGTCCTTGTGAACATCTCACAAATATATCATTGGTTCTATGGTGTGTACATGATGTTGTTACACCTGCCACACATCccttacaattattattagtaaatttttagctcagggtaatgattttccagctttctgattggttccctaagcacATGATATGAGCCATCATCGTTAAGTTTGATcgaataaggaaaaactgatggcgaatttcttttCCGAAATTTTGGAGATCAGAAAAAAGTTTTTTTgcagcgtcgtcggtaaagaaaatgtcacgatttgaggaggtttcacccgaagaaatcaagagaattgcttgaaaatttactaaaacagttattcttctcggacttgccggatatgagctgaaaATAACCAACTccgcctacggcctcgttggttatatatatcagctcatatccggcgcgtcctcgaagaataactgttaattattattcactgtAAAGACTTCCAAAAGCATTCCACCAGTGATCACAACCTCCAACTCAGCTACACCAAAATTCAAGTGATCCTTGCAAATAACAGTTACTGGTATTTAATGGCAAGTGTACCAAGAGTTGTGAACATCTTTGCTGTTAATGCTCCTTCTGTTTTTTTAGTCAGAGATACAAGTACTTGACCAATTTGAAACCCTTAAGAAAGGTATTTCCTTGTAACGGAGTGATTCTTCTATAGAAAGCACTACATAGACAAGACAATTGACCTTAGTACACTCCCTCATTAGAAAGATCGCTTGCTCTCAGGTCACCACAAGCCAGAGACATGGTGGCCCAAATCAGAAGAACATGTTATGTTAAtgtcgaaacgtcgtcgattTCAGCTTTCTAtagctttttattgtttttaactttttaaatcTTACAATGTTATTAAGCATTACGTTTTGACGcaagtttttatcgtcaaatgttatTCTTAGTCACTTCTTCTACATAAATTCAGGTTGTGCATCAAAAAATACTAAGTAGAATCTCAACTTAAAACCTCAAAACAGAGTTGACAGGTGCACCaagatcatatatatatatatttgtagagttggattatttggtcgaagacattaattttattgctactcagagtttcatgctcctcccggagcaatcatcaggcaactgccaaaattaatcatcaggcagttgcctgatgattgctccgggaggagcatgaaactctgtgtagcaataaatgtcttcgaccaaataatccaactctacaaatctaca includes:
- the LOC136922983 gene encoding uncharacterized protein; translated protein: MKLQLVSVLQLIFTTLLSSVCYCSPPAKPLLRYDVENKKFILRDDALRDIEALTGPVKIVGAIGDARVGKSTNLNFIRYFLGGNKNQGVQKVFNTSDSVEPCSTGVGISVVRDANGAGSTILIDTEGTNLGNNENTDLLSIFTVLLSSGLALFAREAVQNHNVQFLYRVSRLSEQIWTQNYANTKSFPELMIILRGALSPSSGKTLQGQMKDFILDGKYGETIERHFSRDHIKVRDIPYVGDLKRLNDLEQFPRDDYANVASSLAEDFKRFPAKKTVSGAYMDGKMIADLARKLQAAINQNSWSGFSDAYAALETNLCDRSFREIVEPFLEKNLDEIKYSENGILERFKEKCTLEPEITKTGNKISQAIVKKEEIIEKQRRLDEERKRKADEEIREREREEQRRQEERESEERLEKERIGREIAEEQRRIQEENVRRAQEETRRLEAEAAARRSRERKKKDVIKTVLGGAALLAIFSDSRLKENITAMPHSEFEEIGLQSYSWVWSKKAVAELGIRGIEHGVIAQEVEKLYPWAVVMGDEGYKKVNYAALKQLVVEKRAEFRNRRHKLNGFY